A part of Larkinella insperata genomic DNA contains:
- a CDS encoding 3-hydroxyacyl-CoA dehydrogenase family protein, producing the protein MTTESNEPFSTDPTGIPVGVVGLGLMGCSIVTCLLMAGHPVVAVAPIPSDLETAEPRVHEHLQKSFAEELCPERPDVYLNNLTITADYGLLQEARLVIECTLEDLAIKKQVYQKIEAAVSPQTVITSNTSAIPISVLQQQTTHPERFLGLHWAEPSHTTRFLEIICGDASDHRFAEWLYQLSHHWGKEPTLVRKDIRGFITNRLMYALYREAFYLVENGYATIDDVDRACRNNAGYWMTLVGIFRWMDLTGVPAYHAVMKDLFPTLNTSTEVPKLIDNLVQNGGKGVQNAHGFYDYTPEEAVLWRETFEEFSYEIRRLALKYPVDVVKKKVAARKKSDDPAP; encoded by the coding sequence ATGACAACAGAAAGTAACGAACCTTTTTCGACCGACCCAACCGGCATTCCGGTTGGCGTTGTCGGTTTGGGGCTTATGGGATGCAGCATTGTCACCTGTCTGCTCATGGCCGGTCATCCGGTGGTAGCCGTTGCTCCGATTCCGAGCGATCTGGAAACCGCCGAGCCCCGCGTTCACGAACACCTTCAGAAATCGTTTGCTGAAGAACTGTGCCCGGAGCGACCCGACGTTTATCTGAACAATCTGACGATCACGGCGGATTATGGTTTGCTGCAAGAGGCCCGTCTGGTCATTGAGTGCACGCTGGAAGATCTTGCTATCAAGAAACAGGTTTACCAGAAAATTGAGGCCGCGGTGTCGCCCCAGACGGTTATCACCAGCAATACATCGGCTATTCCCATCAGCGTGTTGCAGCAGCAAACAACTCATCCCGAACGATTTCTGGGCCTTCACTGGGCCGAACCGTCGCACACAACCCGCTTTCTGGAAATAATCTGCGGAGACGCCAGCGATCATCGGTTTGCCGAATGGTTGTATCAGCTTTCGCACCATTGGGGCAAAGAGCCAACGCTGGTGCGCAAAGACATCCGGGGATTCATTACCAACCGGCTGATGTATGCCCTCTACCGGGAGGCTTTTTATCTGGTGGAAAACGGTTACGCCACCATCGATGATGTTGACCGGGCGTGTCGCAACAATGCCGGTTACTGGATGACCTTGGTGGGAATTTTCCGCTGGATGGACCTAACCGGTGTTCCGGCCTATCATGCCGTGATGAAGGACCTGTTTCCTACTCTCAACACGAGCACCGAAGTTCCGAAGCTGATTGACAATCTTGTCCAGAATGGCGGTAAAGGCGTTCAGAACGCCCACGGTTTCTACGACTACACGCCGGAAGAAGCCGTTCTCTGGCGCGAAACCTTTGAAGAGTTTAGCTACGAAATTCGGCGCCTGGCGCTGAAATACCCGGTTGATGTTGTAAAAAAGAAAGTAGCCGCCCGGAAAAAAAGCGACGACCCGGCTCCTTAA
- a CDS encoding sensor histidine kinase, translated as MNDSNNSSLDALAVYLAARREALLNNWRTVCEKDTSIYTIGNMSREEFNNKVPFMLNGLEQRMRQMPSDIDVKLMASEHGLHRWQKGYSLHELLSEMNHLSQLVRDELRQYWKRFPTTDMDLVGQSYDLVAWFSLQSTNGSVEQYTELQRIAASSRTEALQKTLNELEHLSRQRGDLLRSSSHDLRSGFGVVKGAASLLELDGKSDEERKEMLEMLNRNLSSVHELVTQLMDLARLEAGQESISVQTFDVSELLHSLVKTYQPIAEEQSLMLQANGPSKLMIESDPIQVQRIVQNLVLNALTHTESGFISVSWTTEDTLRWILSVQDSGPGLTNQQPGSFAEILAPTVESTAAFGLSSAEADAREAANINASKAASSGEGIGLSIVKQLCELLGASLEIETRRGQGTLFRIRLPIQRYTPGGEHTHGVN; from the coding sequence ATGAATGATTCAAACAACTCTTCCCTGGATGCACTGGCGGTTTACCTGGCCGCCCGCCGGGAAGCCTTGCTGAATAATTGGCGGACAGTTTGCGAAAAGGACACCAGTATTTACACCATCGGCAACATGAGCCGTGAAGAATTCAACAACAAGGTTCCTTTCATGCTCAATGGCCTCGAACAGCGAATGCGCCAGATGCCGTCCGACATTGACGTTAAACTGATGGCCAGCGAACACGGTCTGCACCGCTGGCAAAAAGGCTATTCGTTGCACGAACTGTTGTCGGAAATGAATCACCTGAGCCAGCTTGTGCGCGACGAACTCCGGCAATATTGGAAACGGTTTCCAACGACCGATATGGATCTGGTCGGGCAATCGTATGATCTGGTCGCCTGGTTTAGCCTGCAAAGTACCAACGGCAGCGTCGAGCAGTACACTGAACTGCAGCGCATAGCGGCCAGCAGCCGAACGGAAGCCTTGCAGAAAACCCTCAACGAACTGGAGCATTTGTCCCGGCAGCGGGGTGATTTGCTGCGCAGCTCCTCCCATGACCTGCGCAGTGGATTTGGCGTTGTGAAGGGAGCGGCTTCGTTGCTCGAACTGGATGGGAAATCGGACGAGGAGCGAAAAGAAATGCTGGAGATGCTTAACCGCAACCTCAGCAGCGTTCATGAGTTAGTAACTCAACTGATGGACTTGGCCCGGTTGGAAGCCGGACAGGAATCCATTTCGGTTCAAACGTTCGACGTGAGCGAACTGCTTCACTCGCTGGTGAAAACGTACCAGCCAATAGCCGAAGAACAGAGCCTGATGCTTCAGGCAAACGGTCCATCGAAGCTGATGATCGAGAGCGATCCCATTCAAGTGCAGCGCATCGTGCAAAACCTCGTCCTGAATGCGCTGACCCATACGGAATCTGGCTTTATCTCCGTATCGTGGACCACCGAAGACACGCTGCGCTGGATCCTGAGCGTTCAGGACTCCGGACCCGGCTTAACCAATCAACAGCCTGGTTCCTTTGCGGAAATATTGGCTCCCACCGTAGAATCTACGGCGGCCTTTGGACTCTCCTCGGCGGAGGCCGATGCGCGGGAAGCCGCCAACATCAACGCGTCAAAAGCCGCGTCCTCGGGCGAGGGCATCGGTTTATCAATTGTCAAACAATTGTGTGAATTGCTGGGGGCCAGTCTGGAAATTGAAACCCGCCGGGGGCAGGGCACGTTGTTTCGCATTCGTTTGCCCATACAGCGTTATACGCCCGGCGGAGAGCACACTCATGGAGTAAATTAA
- a CDS encoding carbohydrate-binding family 9-like protein → MPHYTAQKISQTLEINGDLTKPAWQSATWSQRFADMVTAAPGLYDTRAAMLWNDTHLYVAFRAEEPFLEAHLTQRDSIIFLENDLELLIDGGDCYYELEVNARNTVYEVFFIWRDAYQKGGRFDVPLFDVYHPQTLTFGGNFDRTDETFWYGTHPRGVRWAFLHYDLPGLQTAVKLEGTLNDNRDIDRGWSLEIAIPWQSLTWLANGRSLPPQNGDRWKMFLGRFQKVSVSGIPVQQAMVLTPHGVLDTHLPERWSEIEFAG, encoded by the coding sequence ATGCCTCACTATACCGCTCAGAAAATCAGCCAGACCCTGGAAATCAACGGAGACCTGACCAAACCCGCCTGGCAGTCGGCTACCTGGAGCCAGCGCTTTGCCGACATGGTGACGGCTGCACCCGGTTTGTACGACACGCGGGCCGCCATGCTCTGGAATGACACCCACCTTTACGTCGCCTTTCGGGCCGAAGAACCGTTTTTAGAGGCTCATCTGACCCAGCGTGATTCAATTATCTTTCTGGAGAACGACCTGGAACTATTGATCGATGGAGGGGACTGCTATTATGAGCTGGAGGTCAATGCCCGCAATACCGTCTACGAGGTGTTTTTCATCTGGCGGGATGCGTATCAGAAAGGCGGGCGGTTTGACGTGCCGCTCTTTGATGTTTACCACCCCCAGACGCTGACCTTCGGCGGCAACTTCGACCGCACTGATGAAACTTTCTGGTACGGTACGCATCCACGCGGAGTGCGCTGGGCCTTTCTCCATTATGACTTACCGGGCCTGCAAACGGCGGTAAAGCTGGAGGGAACGCTCAATGACAACCGCGATATCGACCGGGGGTGGAGTCTGGAGATCGCTATTCCCTGGCAGAGCCTGACGTGGCTGGCCAATGGTCGTTCGCTGCCGCCCCAGAACGGTGACCGGTGGAAGATGTTTCTGGGCCGTTTCCAGAAGGTATCGGTTTCGGGTATACCGGTTCAACAGGCCATGGTACTTACTCCGCACGGTGTTCTTGATACGCATCTACCCGAGCGCTGGAGCGAAATTGAGTTTGCCGGCTGA
- a CDS encoding DUF4249 domain-containing protein, whose amino-acid sequence MKRIYAIFLLLIFLSSGCGSMRQEIDPASLGEIDKKLVIIGFISPQDTVLAVKVNITRPVTDANHTKNYGIAPDATVILSSGNRSIQLHYNGKYEYFQADPKKFPIRSGETYRITAQNPAGLQASGTCTVPQPAKLQEVRLDSVEDSNHRKQYFVRYYWQDDSQTTNYYQTAGLFAYAKPCPSCKTDANAKPEARTVPVLFESAGQRNTLLTDQAQDGKRLESHRGLLNEAAATSSSADKLNFANLYEKATVKAALLNVDEAYYKYHQALELQKRADGNPFAEPVLLTNTIQGGLGCFAAYNQAFLTVTLK is encoded by the coding sequence ATGAAACGGATTTACGCTATATTTCTGCTCCTCATTTTCCTGTCCTCGGGTTGTGGGAGTATGCGCCAGGAGATTGACCCGGCCAGTCTAGGAGAAATCGACAAGAAACTGGTAATCATTGGATTTATTTCTCCTCAGGACACGGTACTGGCTGTAAAAGTAAACATCACCCGGCCCGTCACTGATGCCAATCACACCAAGAATTACGGAATTGCACCGGATGCAACGGTGATTTTGTCGAGCGGGAACCGATCGATTCAGCTTCATTACAACGGGAAGTATGAATATTTTCAGGCTGATCCGAAGAAGTTTCCGATTCGGTCGGGCGAAACCTACCGAATTACGGCTCAGAATCCGGCGGGTTTGCAGGCTTCGGGAACGTGTACCGTCCCACAGCCCGCGAAATTGCAAGAGGTCCGGCTCGATTCGGTCGAGGATTCGAATCATCGCAAACAATACTTCGTTCGGTATTATTGGCAGGACGATTCGCAGACGACAAATTACTACCAGACGGCCGGTCTGTTTGCTTACGCCAAACCGTGTCCTTCCTGTAAAACGGATGCCAATGCCAAACCTGAAGCCCGGACTGTGCCCGTTCTTTTTGAGTCGGCGGGCCAGCGTAATACTTTGCTAACCGATCAGGCCCAGGACGGCAAGCGGCTGGAGTCGCACCGGGGCCTCCTGAATGAAGCGGCAGCTACTTCGTCTTCAGCAGATAAGCTGAATTTCGCGAATCTCTACGAGAAAGCCACCGTCAAAGCTGCCTTATTGAATGTCGATGAGGCCTATTACAAATACCATCAGGCGCTGGAATTGCAGAAAAGGGCGGATGGCAATCCGTTTGCCGAGCCAGTTTTGCTCACCAACACCATTCAGGGAGGGCTGGGGTGTTTTGCCGCCTATAATCAAGCCTTCCTGACTGTTACCTTAAAATAA
- a CDS encoding ABC transporter permease, whose translation MRHPARPQPPKWAQRLLAWIAAAHLREEILGDLDELFHKRGKHGGYNKARLWYLFDILLLLHPRLWRRQSTQAVFLYPSLTSSSQPFLLSPAMLRNYLTIAFRTLSRNKLYTALNIAGLTVGLSCFLFIGLYLFDELTFDQHHRRANRIYRVIEHKVVKGEATTIAAASYKLAAESRKTIAHIENTTRVSRIGRANLINPENPVNFQETITNADENFLQIFDFPLISGDKHTALKEPNSIVINEELAMRLFGHPQVVGKTLQFSHLDAPLKVTGILKNHPPNSSFDFNSLVSEASYQNADFYKQTVASDWSSTDFSVYVLLRPNTNAEAVSAELTRLALANIKPEPGTSLAYRLQALSDIHLRSEGIIDGARNTNVEAMAQGSPFYIRIFLFIALFVLGIAGINYMNLSTARASNRLKEIGVRKSIGAQRNQLIYQFLVEALLITAFSLAAALILVNFLLPSFNSFVKKQLTLGLGTDYRIWLMTLGATLLIGLLSGSYPALLLSGFKPVLLLKGMKINPRGSLSLRKALVIFQFTISTVLIIGTIVLYWQVRFMNTTHLGFNKDQLVVIDVNTGTARDRFETIKAEMAKVPTVKNVSVTSRVPGEWKMIRTVKINPQSKADDHQIAYLIGADKDFLNTFELTLLRGRNFANPADSMSVLLNETAARLFNIVEPSGQWLEIPAVSRGSEFRPVNPDNTPFKVRVIGVVKDFHFQSLKAKIEPLVLAYHQNPVHGIDYYTARIDPSGIPETLERLKSILQKADPDEPFEYHFLDQQLALFYQEDARRQTLLIWVALATIFIACLGLFGLATYSTEQRTKEVGVRKVLGASTVSLATLLSGDFLKLVLMANGIAFPIAWWATNQWLQEYAYHIELEWWMFALAGILAVLIAFLTVSYQSIKAALVNPVRSLRSE comes from the coding sequence ATGAGGCATCCAGCAAGACCCCAGCCACCCAAATGGGCGCAGCGGCTACTGGCATGGATTGCCGCGGCTCATCTGCGCGAGGAGATTCTAGGCGATCTCGACGAATTATTTCACAAACGGGGTAAACACGGGGGCTACAACAAAGCCCGATTATGGTACCTGTTTGACATTCTGCTGCTCCTGCATCCCCGGCTCTGGCGCCGACAAAGCACCCAAGCGGTCTTTTTGTATCCCTCCCTTACTAGCTCTTCCCAACCCTTTTTACTCAGCCCGGCCATGTTACGCAACTACCTAACCATCGCTTTTAGAACGCTAAGCAGAAACAAGCTCTACACAGCCCTCAACATCGCGGGGCTCACAGTTGGACTCTCCTGTTTTTTGTTCATTGGGCTGTATCTATTTGATGAACTCACTTTTGATCAACACCACCGCCGGGCCAACCGCATCTACCGGGTTATTGAACACAAGGTTGTCAAAGGCGAGGCCACTACCATTGCCGCGGCCAGTTACAAACTAGCCGCCGAATCCAGAAAAACGATTGCCCACATTGAAAACACCACGCGGGTTTCCCGGATCGGGCGGGCGAACCTGATCAACCCCGAAAACCCGGTGAACTTTCAGGAAACCATCACCAACGCTGATGAAAACTTCCTGCAAATCTTTGATTTCCCCCTAATATCCGGCGACAAACACACCGCCCTAAAGGAGCCCAATTCAATTGTCATCAACGAAGAACTGGCCATGCGGCTGTTTGGTCACCCCCAAGTAGTGGGCAAAACGCTCCAGTTTAGCCACCTGGACGCCCCGCTGAAAGTGACGGGTATTCTCAAAAATCATCCGCCCAACTCCAGTTTCGACTTTAATTCACTCGTTTCTGAAGCTTCCTATCAGAATGCTGATTTTTATAAACAAACCGTGGCCAGTGATTGGTCGTCCACCGATTTTTCCGTCTACGTTCTGCTGAGACCCAACACAAATGCCGAAGCGGTTTCCGCCGAATTAACCAGACTCGCGCTGGCGAATATCAAACCCGAACCTGGCACCAGCCTGGCATACCGCCTTCAGGCGCTGAGCGATATTCACCTGCGCTCGGAGGGCATCATCGATGGCGCCCGGAATACGAACGTAGAGGCTATGGCGCAGGGAAGTCCTTTTTACATCCGAATTTTCTTGTTTATCGCGCTATTTGTTCTGGGCATTGCCGGTATCAATTACATGAACCTGTCGACCGCCCGGGCCTCCAATCGCCTGAAGGAAATAGGAGTCCGGAAGTCAATCGGGGCCCAACGAAACCAACTGATCTATCAATTTCTGGTAGAAGCTCTGCTGATAACGGCCTTTTCGTTGGCTGCTGCCCTGATTCTGGTCAACTTTCTTCTGCCCTCCTTCAATTCGTTTGTCAAAAAACAACTGACGTTGGGATTGGGTACGGATTACCGAATCTGGCTAATGACTTTGGGCGCAACCCTACTGATTGGGCTGTTGTCGGGCAGCTACCCCGCCTTGCTTTTATCCGGCTTCAAGCCGGTGCTCCTGTTGAAAGGCATGAAAATCAATCCGCGGGGTAGTCTGAGTTTGCGAAAAGCCCTGGTGATTTTTCAGTTTACAATCTCGACGGTTCTGATTATTGGCACCATCGTTTTGTATTGGCAGGTACGGTTTATGAATACGACCCACTTGGGTTTTAACAAAGACCAGTTGGTGGTCATCGATGTCAATACCGGTACAGCACGAGACCGTTTTGAGACGATCAAAGCCGAGATGGCGAAAGTTCCTACGGTAAAAAATGTATCGGTCACCTCGCGAGTACCCGGCGAATGGAAAATGATTCGGACGGTTAAGATCAACCCGCAGAGTAAAGCGGATGATCACCAAATTGCCTACCTGATCGGGGCAGACAAGGACTTTCTCAACACGTTTGAACTCACCCTGCTGCGGGGACGAAACTTTGCCAATCCGGCGGATTCCATGTCCGTGCTGCTCAATGAAACAGCGGCTCGCCTGTTCAACATTGTCGAGCCTTCGGGCCAATGGCTGGAGATTCCGGCCGTGTCGCGCGGCAGTGAGTTTCGGCCGGTTAACCCCGACAATACGCCCTTCAAAGTCCGGGTCATTGGCGTCGTCAAAGATTTTCACTTTCAGTCGCTAAAGGCTAAAATTGAACCGCTGGTACTCGCTTATCACCAAAATCCGGTTCATGGCATTGACTATTACACGGCACGTATTGACCCTAGCGGTATTCCCGAAACGCTGGAAAGGCTTAAATCCATCCTGCAGAAAGCCGATCCAGACGAGCCCTTTGAGTATCATTTTCTGGATCAGCAACTGGCGCTCTTCTACCAGGAAGACGCCCGCCGACAGACGCTGCTAATCTGGGTTGCACTGGCCACCATTTTCATCGCCTGCCTGGGCCTGTTCGGTCTGGCCACTTACTCAACCGAACAACGCACCAAAGAAGTAGGGGTTCGAAAAGTGCTGGGAGCCAGTACCGTCAGCCTGGCTACGTTGCTCTCGGGCGATTTTCTCAAATTAGTGTTAATGGCCAACGGGATTGCCTTCCCGATAGCATGGTGGGCCACAAACCAATGGCTACAGGAATATGCTTATCATATCGAACTGGAGTGGTGGATGTTTGCGCTGGCGGGTATACTGGCCGTACTCATTGCATTCCTGACGGTCAGCTACCAATCGATTAAAGCGGCCCTGGTCAATCCCGTGCGAAGTTTGCGATCGGAGTAA
- a CDS encoding YdcF family protein, with protein MAQIPASIHNLAKILWNYHRLDQPLEPADAILVLCSYDKRVAERAAQLWLDGWAPLLIFSGGLGVITRALWSEPEADQFARIALDMGVPAEAILIENQSTNTGENVLFTRQLLADRNLDPASFLLVQKPYMERRSYATFRKVWPQKTARVTSPQVPYEEYLDSYSNPDLSPKQIIHIMVGDLQRIREYPAKGFQIPQEIPQEVWEAYETLVKAGYNQHLIKE; from the coding sequence ATGGCTCAGATTCCCGCTTCCATTCACAACCTGGCTAAAATCCTGTGGAATTACCACCGGCTTGACCAACCTCTTGAACCCGCCGATGCCATCCTGGTTCTCTGTAGTTACGACAAACGGGTGGCCGAACGGGCCGCCCAGCTTTGGCTTGACGGCTGGGCCCCGCTGCTCATTTTTTCCGGGGGTCTGGGGGTTATTACCCGGGCTCTGTGGAGCGAACCCGAAGCAGATCAGTTTGCCCGGATTGCGTTGGACATGGGCGTTCCGGCGGAGGCTATCCTCATCGAAAACCAATCGACCAACACCGGCGAAAACGTCCTGTTTACCCGGCAACTGCTGGCCGACCGAAACCTGGACCCGGCCAGCTTCCTGCTGGTCCAGAAACCCTACATGGAACGCCGGAGTTATGCCACCTTCCGGAAAGTCTGGCCGCAAAAAACAGCCCGGGTTACGTCCCCGCAAGTTCCTTACGAAGAGTATCTGGACAGCTACTCGAATCCGGATCTGTCGCCGAAACAGATCATTCATATCATGGTGGGTGATTTGCAACGCATCAGGGAGTATCCCGCAAAAGGATTTCAGATTCCCCAGGAAATACCGCAGGAAGTTTGGGAAGCGTACGAAACCCTGGTGAAGGCCGGTTACAATCAGCACCTGATCAAGGAATAA
- a CDS encoding MBL fold metallo-hydrolase has product MPARLISCFLLVSFFFNVCAQKPSASAFKVVPLGVRGGLDESNLSAYLLAAPGTDTYICLDAGTLHAGIQKAVQHGVFRVGSETVLKEYIKAYLISHAHLDHLAGLIINSTDDARKPIYALAGCIDVLKKNYFNWKSWPNMANEGDQPALSKYRYTVLAPGTEVPIEATGMSVRAFPLSHGMAYQSAAFLVKNEGNYALYLGDTGPDLIEKSRNLSLLWQEVAPLVQSKKLKAIFMEVSYPNEQPDNQLYGHLTPNWLMHELTALGKLTGADALNGLPVVITHIKPTGNNEELIRSQLQKGNRLNVKLIFPEQGNVLEF; this is encoded by the coding sequence ATGCCCGCCCGACTGATCTCCTGCTTTCTTCTGGTTTCATTTTTTTTCAACGTCTGTGCGCAAAAGCCGTCGGCAAGTGCCTTTAAGGTGGTGCCGCTGGGCGTCCGGGGCGGCCTCGACGAGAGTAATCTGTCGGCCTACCTGCTGGCTGCGCCGGGAACGGACACCTACATTTGTCTCGATGCCGGAACGCTTCATGCCGGGATACAGAAAGCTGTCCAGCATGGCGTGTTTCGAGTTGGTTCTGAAACCGTTCTGAAGGAATACATCAAAGCTTACCTGATCAGCCATGCGCACCTGGATCATCTGGCGGGTTTAATCATCAATTCGACGGATGACGCCCGCAAGCCAATTTACGCGCTGGCCGGTTGCATTGATGTGTTGAAAAAGAATTATTTCAACTGGAAAAGCTGGCCGAATATGGCCAATGAAGGAGATCAGCCCGCGCTGAGCAAATACCGGTATACGGTTTTGGCACCCGGAACGGAAGTGCCCATTGAAGCAACGGGGATGAGTGTACGGGCGTTTCCGCTGAGTCACGGAATGGCCTACCAGAGCGCAGCCTTTCTGGTGAAAAACGAAGGAAATTACGCCTTGTACCTGGGCGACACCGGCCCTGATCTCATTGAAAAATCGAGGAATTTATCCCTGCTCTGGCAGGAGGTGGCGCCGTTGGTCCAGTCAAAGAAACTGAAAGCTATTTTCATGGAAGTTTCGTATCCCAACGAACAGCCCGACAACCAGCTTTACGGTCATTTAACCCCCAACTGGCTGATGCATGAGCTCACGGCGCTGGGTAAATTGACGGGGGCCGACGCGCTGAACGGTTTGCCGGTGGTGATTACGCACATAAAGCCTACCGGAAACAACGAGGAACTGATCAGGTCGCAGCTTCAAAAGGGTAATCGGCTGAACGTAAAACTGATTTTTCCGGAGCAGGGAAACGTGCTGGAGTTCTGA
- a CDS encoding response regulator encodes MSHSETANTAANKPKKARILIIEDNPDHWTIIQNAISESFDSPVAVRVSSAEEALEYLQDAQDMGTPLPQVILLDLYLPARHQGWQVLGTIKSQPAPVSLIPVVVLSHSTDPADIIESYDRGASSYLTKPSDLKAWQICFQTLSEYWWDAVRLPESRSFQ; translated from the coding sequence ATGAGCCATTCCGAGACAGCGAATACGGCGGCCAATAAGCCCAAGAAAGCCCGGATTCTGATTATTGAAGATAACCCGGATCATTGGACCATCATTCAGAATGCCATTAGCGAAAGCTTTGATTCGCCGGTGGCGGTTCGGGTGTCCAGCGCTGAAGAGGCCCTTGAGTATTTGCAGGACGCTCAGGATATGGGAACTCCGCTGCCCCAGGTTATTCTCCTGGATCTGTACCTGCCCGCGCGGCATCAGGGGTGGCAAGTGCTGGGAACTATCAAAAGTCAGCCTGCACCGGTGAGCCTGATACCCGTTGTGGTGCTGAGCCATTCGACGGATCCGGCCGACATTATTGAATCCTACGACCGGGGTGCGTCTTCGTACCTGACCAAACCATCAGACCTGAAGGCCTGGCAGATTTGTTTTCAAACCTTGTCAGAATACTGGTGGGATGCCGTTCGGTTGCCAGAAAGCCGTTCGTTTCAGTAA